In Mustela nigripes isolate SB6536 chromosome 12, MUSNIG.SB6536, whole genome shotgun sequence, one DNA window encodes the following:
- the C12H5orf22 gene encoding LOW QUALITY PROTEIN: UPF0489 protein C5orf22 homolog (The sequence of the model RefSeq protein was modified relative to this genomic sequence to represent the inferred CDS: deleted 1 base in 1 codon), giving the protein MGDAVRERARLRCYPKLPVWVVEDHQEVLPYIYRAIGSKHLPASNISFVHFDSHPDLLIPVNMPADTVFDKETLFGELSIENWIMPAVYAGHFSHVLWLHPTWAQQIREGKHHFLVGRDTSTTTIRVTSTDHYFLSDGLYVTEDQLENQKPLQLDVIMVKPYKPCNNQEENDAVSSAKKPKLALEDAENTASTNCDSYSEGLEKDTLTQRRGQICLEQSCSCSSESQECQTTVSTGEILEILKKGDAFVLDIDLDFFFSVKNPFKEMFTQEEYKILQELYQFKKPGTNLTEEDLVDCVDTRIHQLEDLEAAFADLCDGDDEETVQKWASNPGMESLIPLVQSLKKRMEVPDYEMVHQAGLTCDYSELPHHISTEQEIEYLIQSVCYLLKNLPKPTLVTIARSSLDDYCPSEQVDTIQEKVLNVLRSLYGAVDIHLVYLAECSPS; this is encoded by the exons ATGGGCGACGCTGTGAGAGAGCGCGCTCGCCTCCGGTGCTACCCCAAGCTCCCAGTGTGGGTCGTGGAGGATCACCAGGAG GTCCTGCCTTACATATACCGGGCCATTGGCTCAAAGCATCTTCCTGCCAGTAACATAAGTTTTGTGCATTTTGATTCACATCCAGACCTCCTTATTCCTGTAAATATGCCAGCTGACACTGTGTTTGACAAGGAAACACTTTTCGG agaattaAGTATTGAGAATTGGATTATGCCTGCAGTTTATGCTGGCCATTTTTCTCATGTGCTATGGCTTCATCCCACATGGGCTCAGCAAATAAGAGAGGGCAAACATCACTTTTTAGTAGGCAGAGACACTTCTACCACAACAATCAG GGTTACGAGTACAGATCATTACTTTCTAAGTGATGGTCTTTATGTAACTGAAGACCAACTAGAGAACCAAAAACCTTTACAATTGGATGTAATTATGGTAAAACCTTATAAACCCTGTAACaatcaagaagaaaatgatgcAGTGTCTTCTGCTAAGAAGCCAAAGCTAGCACTGGAAGATGCAGAAAACACTGCTTCTACTAACTGTGACTCTTACTCAGAAGGACTGGAAAAGGACACATTGACACAGAGGAGGGGCCAGATTTGCCTAGAGCAATCATGTTCATGTTCTTCTGAAAGTCAAGAATGTCAGACTACAGTCAGCACTGGGGAAATTCTGGAAATTTTGAAGAAAGGGGATGCATTTGTGTTAGATAttgacttggat ttttttttttcagtcaagaATCCCTTCAAAGAAATGTTCACTCAGGAAGAGTACAAAATCTTACAAGAATTGTACCAGTTTAAAAAACCTGGTACCAACCTGACAGAGGAAGATTTGGTAGATTGTGTTGATACTCGAATTCATCAGTTAGAAGATTTAGAAGCTGCTTTTGCTGATTTatgtgatggtgatgatgaagaaACTGTACAGAAATGGGCTTCAAACCCTGGAATGGAATCACTAATTCCGCTTGTACAGAGTTTGAAAAAACGGATGGAAGTACCAGACTATGAAATGGTTCACCAGGCTGGTCTAACCTGTGATTACTCCGAACTTCCTCACCATATCAGTACAGAACAAGAAATTGAATATCTTATTCAGTCTGTATGTTATTTACTGAAAAATTTACCAAAACCTACTCTTGTGACAATTGCAAGGTCAAGTCTGGATGATTACTGTCCTTCTGAGCAAGTTGACACCATTCAAGAAAAAGTCCTCAATGTGCTACGCTCCCTCTATGGAGCTGTAGACATTCACCTGGTGTACTTAGCAGAATGCTCTCCATCCTGA
- the LOC132027484 gene encoding Golgi phosphoprotein 3-like, whose translation MLDAGREEERSKHKLGGQNMQELPSMAAGEMWNLLELYHQLRNIQEGALGKNARIIKYLVEKGVLTTEKQDLLLFDMTTHHPLTNNNIKQRLIKKVQEAVLDKWVNDPHRMDKRLLALIYLAHASTVLENAFAPLLDEQYDLATKRVRQLLDLDPEVECRKANPSEVPWPVVATFTQ comes from the exons ATGCTGGAtgcaggaagagaagaagaaagatccAAGCACAAGTTAGGTGGCCAGAACATGCAGGAACTGCCCTCCATGGCTGCAG GTGAGATGTGGAATCTCTTAGAATTATATCATCAGTTAAGAAACATTCAAGaaggagcactgg gaaaaaatgcaaGAATAATTAAATATCTGGTGGAGAAGGGCGTGTTGACAACGGAGAAGCAGGACTTGCTACTTTTTGACATGACCACACATCATCCCCTCACCAACAACAATATTAAGCAGCGCCTCATCAAGAAGGTTCAGGAAGCTGTTCTTGACAAATGGGTGAATGACCCTCACCGCATGGACAAGCGCTTGCTGGCCCTCATTTACCTAGCGCACGCCTCCACCGTCCTAGAGAATGCCTTCGCTCCCCTTCTGGACGAGCAGTACGATTTAGCCACCAAGAGAGTGCGGCAGCTCCTAGACTTAGATCCTGAAGTGGAATGTCGGAAGGCCAACCCCAGTGAGGTTCCGTGGCCAGTGGTGGCCACATTCACCCAGTGA